The sequence TTAAACTCTTTCAGCTCTATATTTAGCATCATTACTACAAATAAAAATAATATAGCTACAGCGCCAACATATATTATTACTAATAATAACGCCAGAAATTCTGCACCTTGCAATAAAAACAAACCAGCAGTACAAAAAAAGCTAAAAATTAAAAATAAGACTGAATGTACAGGATTCTTAGCAACTATAACACATAATGCTGCGGCTATTAATAAAACTGAAAAAATATAAAATGCGATTAAATTCATGGTTCTTATTTATATGTTATATCTTCTTCAATATTCTTAAATAAAGCATCTTCCCAGCGATCACCATTATCTAATAATTTTTCTTTATTATACATTAACTCAGCCCTAGTCTCAGCTGCAAACTCAAAATTTGGTCCTTCAACAATAGCATCAACTGGACATGCCTCCGCACAATAACCACAATAAATACATTTCGTCATATCTATGTCATATTGCGTAGTTTTTCGTGAACCATCTTCACGCTCTTCTGCTCTTATGGTGATTGCCTGAGCTGGACAAATTGCTTCACATAACTTACATGCTATACATCTTTCCTCACCATTAGGATAACGCCTTAGAGCATGTTCACCTCTAAATCTGTTGCTTATCGGTCCTTTCTCATAGGGGTAATTAATTGTCACTTTTTTCTTAAACATAAACCTAAAGGTTTTCAACAAACCTTGGAGAATCTCTAATAGTAAAAAACTTTTTAAGTAAATTTTTGCCTTCATTTTAACCTGGTAACTTATCATAAAAGAATAAAAAGCTTGCTTCACCCACAAGCCAAATTAATGTTAAAGGAAGGAATACTTTCCAACCCAACCTCATTAATTGATCATATCTGTATCTTGGTAAAGAAGCTCTAACCCAGATAAAAATAAATAAAATGAATAATGTCTTTAAAATAAACCAAAATTGTCCAGGCAAAAATGCAAGTAACTCACTCTCAAATGGGGCAAGCCAACCACCTAAAAATAATAATGTGGTGATAGCTGACATTAAAATCATATTTGCATATTCACCCAGAAAAAACAAAGCAAATGGCATTGAAGAATATTCTACATTATAACCAGCCACCAACTCCGCTTCCGCTTCAGGTAAGTCAAAGGGATGACGATTGGTTTCAGCTAAAATCGAAATAATAAAAATTATGAATAATGGGAATAAAGGCCAAACAAACCAACCATCAGCTTGTGCTTTTACAATTTCAGTGAAGTCTAAACTACCAGTTAATAATAATACACTTACTATTATTACACCCATTGACACCTCGTAAGATATCATTTGTGCCGAAGATCTAATTGCACCCAAAAAAGCATATTTTGAATTACTCGCCCAGCCAGCCATAATCACACCATAAACACCAAGCGATGAAATAGCTAACACATATAAAATCCCAAGATTAACATCTGCAATTACAAAATTTTCACTTAGCGGGATAACAGCCCATGCAATTAAAGCAAGACTATATGTTACAACTGGCGCTAATAAGAATATCACCTTATTTGCTCCAGATGGGATAATCGGCTCTTTAAACATTAATTTCATACCATCTGCTAAAGGTTGAAATAAACCAAAGGGACCTACTACATTGGGACCCTTTCTTAATTGCATAGCCGCAATTATTTTTCGTTCTAACAAAGTTAAAAAAGCTACACAACCGATTAAA is a genomic window of Alphaproteobacteria bacterium containing:
- the nuoI gene encoding NADH-quinone oxidoreductase subunit NuoI → MKAKIYLKSFLLLEILQGLLKTFRFMFKKKVTINYPYEKGPISNRFRGEHALRRYPNGEERCIACKLCEAICPAQAITIRAEEREDGSRKTTQYDIDMTKCIYCGYCAEACPVDAIVEGPNFEFAAETRAELMYNKEKLLDNGDRWEDALFKNIEEDITYK
- the nuoH gene encoding NADH-quinone oxidoreductase subunit NuoH, with translation MFEAAIFTDFKHIIEIVTKIIFLVAPLIGCVAFLTLLERKIIAAMQLRKGPNVVGPFGLFQPLADGMKLMFKEPIIPSGANKVIFLLAPVVTYSLALIAWAVIPLSENFVIADVNLGILYVLAISSLGVYGVIMAGWASNSKYAFLGAIRSSAQMISYEVSMGVIIVSVLLLTGSLDFTEIVKAQADGWFVWPLFPLFIIFIISILAETNRHPFDLPEAEAELVAGYNVEYSSMPFALFFLGEYANMILMSAITTLLFLGGWLAPFESELLAFLPGQFWFILKTLFILFIFIWVRASLPRYRYDQLMRLGWKVFLPLTLIWLVGEASFLFFYDKLPG